In Streptomyces sp. NBC_00704, a genomic segment contains:
- a CDS encoding M4 family metallopeptidase yields the protein MTTHGGSEPVFCTVVPPHLLDRLARNDDPALSGPARRTLLRDSELRGRRRVTTEFRLAAAPAAKAPSDQPLRTIYDCAHGTDLPGAKVRSEGQDPGRDATVNRAYSGLGATFDLYLKAYRRHSIDDDGLPLDASVHYDEGYNNAFWNGEQMVFGDGDGEIFLDFTNSVDVIGHELTHGVTQYTANLTYYGQPGALNESMSDVFGSLIKQYSLGQTAAEADWLIGAGLLAPDVTGSALRSMKAPGTAYDDDVLGKDPQPATMDGYVRTGRDNGGVHINSGIPNHAFYLVATALGGHAWEKAGQIWYDVLTGGELGERALFNDFAGLTVKAARERFGDGGDESQAVKKAWEQVGVRIL from the coding sequence ATGACGACTCACGGGGGCTCCGAGCCCGTCTTCTGCACCGTCGTACCGCCGCACCTCCTCGACCGGCTGGCGCGCAACGACGACCCCGCGCTCTCCGGTCCCGCCCGGCGCACCCTGCTGCGCGACAGCGAGCTGCGCGGCCGCCGCCGGGTGACCACCGAGTTCCGCCTGGCCGCCGCACCGGCCGCGAAGGCGCCGTCGGACCAGCCGCTGCGGACGATCTACGACTGCGCCCACGGCACCGACCTGCCCGGCGCCAAGGTCCGCTCCGAGGGCCAGGACCCGGGCCGGGACGCGACCGTCAACCGCGCCTACTCCGGCCTCGGCGCCACCTTCGACCTCTACCTCAAGGCCTACCGGCGTCACTCCATCGACGACGACGGCCTGCCCCTGGACGCCAGCGTCCACTACGACGAGGGCTACAACAACGCCTTCTGGAACGGCGAGCAGATGGTGTTCGGCGACGGCGACGGCGAGATCTTCCTCGACTTCACCAACTCCGTCGACGTGATCGGGCACGAGCTGACCCACGGCGTCACCCAGTACACGGCGAACCTGACCTACTACGGCCAGCCGGGCGCGCTCAACGAGTCGATGTCCGACGTGTTCGGCTCGCTCATCAAGCAGTACTCGCTCGGCCAGACGGCCGCGGAGGCGGACTGGCTGATCGGCGCGGGCCTGCTCGCCCCGGACGTCACCGGCTCCGCCCTGCGCTCGATGAAGGCGCCGGGAACCGCCTACGACGACGACGTCCTCGGCAAGGACCCGCAGCCCGCGACGATGGACGGCTACGTCCGCACCGGGCGCGACAACGGCGGCGTCCACATCAACTCCGGCATCCCCAACCACGCGTTCTACCTCGTCGCCACCGCCCTGGGCGGTCACGCCTGGGAGAAGGCGGGCCAGATCTGGTACGACGTGCTGACCGGCGGCGAACTCGGGGAGAGGGCCCTCTTCAACGACT